ACATATTATTGCAattacatgtataatatataaatgtaattactTATATACTGTTATAAATATCGTTATGCAATGTATATTGTAATATGTTGTGACATATCCAAGCCCTATATGAGTAAAACTCATTTGCATGTCTACATTCTTATATTATGGAAATGAGTAAGTTCATTTCTTAGTAACAAGTTTCCATAGCTCATAAACACTTAAATATGTGTATCTAAAGTTTCTCATCAGCACTTTTGAAGATTTTCCCTAAACAAAgcaaccttttatttttcatgaaatcatttttctattttagcatacattcctttttcattttaaagtctgTAATCTTCATTATATAACCTGCAGGCTATATGAGTGAGGTAATCCACTCTCCCCTCTGCTGGAAGGGAGAATGTTTTCTTGTGCCACCATGTAATTTGCTTTGCAACAATTATTGCTATTCGTAACCAGATATAGTGATCACAGGACACATGTAGCTAGATTTAGAATCTGTTGAAAACAGGGAAGGCAGTATGACTGTTTCTAAATGTCATTGACTTCATGATTttaactcaaatatttttaaagttcaaatgcgTCAATCCAAATCATTCATTTCTGAAATGTACTTCAGATAAATCCCTCAGTGTTCATTGCAAATGgctgtctttattattttatttccccaaatcccTGCAGTTTCCTAACTTCATTTCCAGTGAGATAATTTATCAGATGACTTATGTCTAgatcctatttttaaaactacagaagCCAAATGTCATGTATTCCAGGCGGTTTAGGGAGTCATACCTAGTGCATATGGTGCCGTATAATCCTTTCCAGGCTTTTGATCAAGAAATCGTCAATGTATATGTAACTGGTGTCTTTTACCAGTTGTAGATGAAATTTACAAATGTTTCTTtggccctttttttttccttctttttctttttggcctgTTCTTCCTTTAAGTGCTGAAAGAATTAACTGCGAATCAGATTAAACAGgaagcattatttttctttaagctttCTTAGGTATAGGTTTTGAGTCATATGTACTGATAATGTATATTCTCTGTATtgcttaaaatgttattaaatttgtatctcaaataattttaagttctaagttaaaagctaaaggaagaaaagcaacataggatattttattcatcttggactgttatttttaagttttccttaaGTAGGGCTAAAGCAGGATATTAGTGCCAGTTTTAGCAGATTAATGTTCCTGTGACATATGACAGTAATCAATTGTCTGTCCCATGCTACCTCCACTAGTAACTCAAGTTCACATTTGGAAAAGTCacattgtataaatttatgaTGAGAAAACAGGGAAAGGATAGAAGCCTTTGCAGctgtcttaaattctttttttagaaacAAATGAGATAGAAATAAATATCGTATCTCATCCTGGGTTGTTTTCGTGACTTAATCATACTGCTGAGAGTGAAGGAAATTGCTCAGTGGGTCAATTCCTTTAGGTCACCAggttccaaaagaaaaagaagtctacAAATTCCCCTGGTTTGGAAGCAATGATTTCTAATGCCTAGCTCCTCCCTTGGTCCACAGTATGTTCATCTGGAAAACATTTAGTCATTTCTGAGGAGATTCCAAAATGAGGCGGCCCCTGGTCCACTGTCTGCCTCTCATAAAAGGTCAAATACATAACTAACTAAGGCATAACATTTCTGAGCcatatgaaagaaataactgactCAGTGGGACCCTGATCACTTTTAAAGAATAACTTATCTCTTAAAGATGTATTCTCTCATCAAGCCCAATGTCTGCCCAATACTTAGAGCTTCTCCAAAGctacagaaaaatattaagatgtTTAAGTGAAATGTGACactgattttgattttcttatgGTTATGCTAAATTTATTTGATACAATTTGACTTTAAATGGTCATTATGTATTAAGTGGAGTTGAGTTAATGAAAGCAAATATTAAGGCATAAAtaatatttagttctttttttttttttttaaagattttatttatttatttgacagagagagacacagcgagagagggaacacaagcagggggagggggagagggagaagcaggcttcccgccgagcagggagcccgatgcggggctcgatcccaggaccccaggatcatgacctgagccgaaggcagacgcgtaacgactgagccacccaggcgccccaataatattTAGTTCTTAAATAAATATCTAAGCTAAAAATATTAAAGGGCCTAGCATTTAAATCAGTAATTATTCAATAGAAGAATTTCTCCTTGCTGTTATCTTTCAAGATTTAGAGTGACAAGATACCAAGATCTTTCAATGAAACCATTCATTTAAacctattattattaaataaattattggcagaagacatgaacagatactttatCATAACATTTTATGGTGAGAGATTCTTCGCCAAAATAATTGGCTTATTTTCCTGGGTAGTATTTCAAACTCCTGTGAAAAATGAATAGTCTCTTTGAAACAGAGGCTAATTAAGTCACAATGTCATGTGTGGTCTTGCCAAAACTGTTACACTTACTGctcatatattttcctttctttcaacttATGGCACTCACTGAGAACTGTCTCAAATTTTCTCAACTTTGCATCTTAAATAATGCATCGTATGAAATCCACAGAGATTGTTGTTCTTGAACTCCCCACCTACAGATATAATCatgttgaaaaatttttttcatatgtgaaAGCCACTATATTTCAGtccagatctttaaaaaaaaaaaaaaaaaaaaaaagatgaggaaatgcTACAGAACACAGTGCTCTGCTTCTGGCCTTTTATGTTATGTAAAGAAGAAACAATGGCATGCTAATGACAAATTTAATCTTGGCAGTCAAAATGAATGTATTACACTATAAATTGTTCATAGTGTACACCTCTGGTCTTAATTAGCCATCTCAGATCCTATGCTCTAGGTCAAATGGGGTCATAAAGAACGTAAGTGGCTTACCTCAAACCAACATCACAATTAAAAAGTAAGTTAAAACATATGCTTTATTATTACTCTGGATTTAGCATCATCTTCTTAAGAAGGATAACCTGTGGTATCAggttattaattttctttcagcaACAGATCAGAATCAAATTCCACGTGAATTATATAAGGGAGGAAACCAAATTGTAGTTTCACCAAATTTGGTTGTTCATAATCATGGATTTCTTTGAATCCTTAGGCCAGTTAAATATTAAACAGCTTTGAGCCAGACACCTTTAGAGATTATGCTAAACTGCTACAGATTGAAATTTCAGAGGGTAGGGACATTATTTATATGTATCTTTAGCCCAGGACTTGAcacaaaatgtttattgagtattaATACAGGTTAAAGGAATACCTTAAAAGACAACTTCAGAATTCTATGAATTTAGTAATTATACTAGTTTATCACTCAAACTATTTAACTCACCCTATGAAGAGATGCTTTTAGAGTTGTTTTAATTTTGCCTTTGtcagataaggaaaaaaagatcatttgGAGAATATCTGTAAAATGACTACGAAGAAAGCCATTTTGTAGTTTGTCATCCTTCACATTAGATTCTGTGTGATATTCCTTTTAGAACTTAATATTAGGGAAAAGTTTGATTATCATAAAGAATTTAAGGCTATGAAAATTGTATGGCCTATTGTTCCTTCCTTTTCCTAGGTCCCTGAACACCTGGAGCTAAATTTAACACCTACTAGTATTTCCTGTTGAGTGCATTTGTAGTTGTTATGTCCTTTTTTGATatgtttccctttttatttttgtatcctaaATCTTTATAGAAATAAGTGTGATATATGTTTGTAATATCagtgttttatctttaaaaaaaaagagagagatttatttgagagagagagctcacatgggagctgggggaggggtattgagagaggggaagcagactccacactgagtgccaAGGGTGGAAggtggggctcgaccccacgacccagagatcaggaccccagcagaaaccaagagtggggcactcaatcgactgagtcacccagggacccctcagTATTTTATCCTTAATCCTTACCTTCACTTGTTCATTGAGCTTTGAACATTCTTTGATTACTCTTTGAAACGTTTCTACCTTGCCTTTCATGATACTCTTTCAGGGAGTAAATATTAGAGTGCATACTAAGCATCAGGCGTCATTGGGGTCCTTCTCCTGACTCAATCATTCTCATGCTGCTGTTCCATAAGTGAACAGCTCCCTTGTGTCATTAGTTATGTGGTTTCCTCACTTTGTATGCTGTCCTTTGATTTAGGAACAGTCCCTTACCTGGAATTCTTGGGGCCAGATGTgcttcagaattcagaatttctGGATTTTAGAAAAAGTCATAGGATGCATCTGCCATTTGATGTTATGTAACACCCTCCCCAGAGGACAGCACCCTCTAATCAAACATACTAATATTTCTGCAGTGAAGCTTGTATTTACAGTAAGTGAGTTAAAGACTACAAGGAGCCTCACTACAATTCTTACTGGTTTTGGTGCCAAATGAATTTTGTCCCAAATTTAGGGAAACGCTGTGTTTCAAACCATTTTAGATTTTGAAATCGCAGATGAGGGATGGGAAGATCTCTTAAACTCTAAGTATTTTAGGCAGGTTGTCTCTTAAATCTCTGTCTGATCCTACATTTCCAAATACCTTCTTGACATCTTCACTAAAAGGGCCTGTCAACTACTTAAATTTGTATTGAAGTGAACTTTTTGCCTCCTTGCCAACTGACCTTATCCTTGCCTCTTATTCTGTTCAGTTCCTAGCACTGAAGTCCTGTGGAATCTATTATAATATGTTCTGAACTTCTTGTCTTCTGTCCTTTGTCACCTCACCTATTAGGATTTAGGTCTTTGTTAACTCTCTCCTTGGCCTCGTTACTTCTCAAACCAGGCTGGATGGACTAATTTATTCATACGCTATGTTAGGCATTGAGAGATACCAATAAGACAGGTTTTTTAGCTACAGGTTTTTCACTATAAACCTCTCCTTAGTGGGGAAGACTAACTAGAGGACTGGTTAAATAAACACTTGGCACAGTGGACATTTTGCAAtcattaaaaaggatgagataGTTCTATATGTCAATTGCCAAGACATATTAAAGGAGAAATGCATGTTGCAGAACAGTATACTGAGGTCCTGTAGACATTTATGTAGTCAAAGTTCTGGAAAGTTATCTACCAATCCATAGCAGTGTCTTTGGAGAGACAATGGAACTTTACTTTCTGATTCTTGAagtgtttaaatatatatgcagtagtccccccccccccccgccttatCCACTTCGTTTTCTGTACTTTCAGTCACCTGCAGTCCAGAAGCAAATGATTCTCCTTTTGATATATCCTCAGGTCAATAGTAGCTGAAGGCTATATCACAGTGCCTATGTTattcacctcatttcatctcaccacatcatcacaagaagggtgagtacagtacaataagatattttgaaagagaccacattcatgtaacttttattacagtatattgttataattgttctaatttattattagttattgttgttaaacTCTTACAGAGCctactttataaattaaacattttcataggtatgtgtgtttgtatgtataggaaaaaacagtataGTTAGGGTTTGGTACTATGTGAGGCATCTTCACTGGAGGTCTTGGAACATAATCCCCATGGATGAGAGTGGGGgactactgtgtgtgtgtgtgtgtgtgtgtgtgtgtgtatacatacaaaatatgtatttatactatataaatataattaatgtaatgttatataaatttatctgaaaattaaaaagattatgaGCAAGTTAAGTGTGATAAGAGGTATAAAGAAAGGAATATAACGTAAAGTAACTTAACTCTGCTTGCCTGTTAGGGAAGCTCagagaatgtttttctttctggacATTCCAGTCAGAGCAAAGAGCAAGTTCAATGGCACCCAGATCTTAGAGGGTCTAGTGTGTTCCAGTAACAGCAGATCAGTACTGGATGGATGGTAGTTTCAAGGGGAGAGAAAGATTTGGTCTGAGGTGAGATGTAGTCAGATTGTGAAGGGCAACTACTAATTGGAAATGTGGACCTCATGTAGTCAGTGGGGAACCTGAGGAGgttcattatttttgaaatgcacTTTTTATTGGGGAACCTGaggaggttcattttttttttaaatgcactttttATTGTGGggaaattttagatttacagaaaagctgTGAGATAGTAAAGTTCTTGTGTAACCCCTCCCCCAGAGTTTGTCTCCCTTTATGCTCTCTTTCCTTatcatggtacatttgtcaaaactaagaaaccaacCCTGGTATATTACTGTAAACTCCAgcctttattcagatttcaccagtttttcctttgtctttttctgttccaggagccAATCCAGGCTTAGTCTTCTCTGtgagtttcttttcttgtttctcatgaccttgacagttttgaggggTGATCAGACAGTTTGTAGAATATCCTTCAATTTGGgtctgatattttctcatgattagctGGTGTTAAGGGTTTTTGAAAAAATACCAGAGTGGCGAAGAACCTTTCTTATCACATTAGAGGGCTCATGATCTCTGCCTGTCATCACTGCTGATACTAACCTTGATCACTTCATTAAGGTAGCAGTGGCCAGGTTTCCCAACTGTAAGCTTCCCAGGAAGTTTTCCCCTTTCCAGCCTTCTCTTTTCTGTGAACTTTATAGTATGATGGTTAGAACTGATGTTAAATGCAGCTGTATTGGCTGGGAAGACCAGAGAGCCGGGAAACTGGAATGCCATTTACAGTTAGGGCTGTTGTAATAGTTCAAGTGAGAGAGGACAACTGTCTGAACTTGCAGGGCCAGTGGCGGTGAAAAGGACTGGAGATACTCAAGCTTTTCTGGGCAATGGGGTGGCTTATGGTAGCTTTAGAGGAAAAAGaccaaatcagaaccacaatgagataccacttcacacccagtgGGCTGGCAGAATCAAAAAGTCAGAttataagtgttggtgaggatgtggagaaattagaatcctTAAACACTGCTgctaggaatgtaaaatggtacagccacttagGAAacgtttggcagttcttcaaaaactTAAGCACATTTACCATTTGGTCCAGCAGTTCCACTtataggtatatatccaagagaaataaaaaatatgtacacacaaaaactTAACACACGAATGCtcacaacagcattattcattatATCCAAAtggtggaaaccacccaaatttccagatgatgaatggataaaaagtggtatatccatacagtggaatattggCCATAAAAAGGTTGATGAAGCACTGATATATGTTACAaacagatgaatcttgaaaacatactaagtgaaagaagtcagtcacaaaagatcacatataattccatttctttgaaatgtccagaataggcaaatctgtagacaGAAGGTAGATCAGCAGTTTCTTGGGGTTAGggggtggttgtggtggtggaGGGATTGGGCCATGATAGGTAaaaggtacagggtttctttggggtgatgaatgtgttctaaaattgattataatGATAGtatacaactctgaatataccTAATAGCAACTGAATTGTACAGTTGAAACAGGTGAAtcatatatgtgaattatatcctGATAAAATTATTACCAAATCAGGGAACACATGGGGGGCTGCACACATTCAAGCTACACTCGTTGAAGCTAAAGTGTTGGTGGGATATCCAGGTGCAGACGTTGAGCAGCTCAGAAGTGAGGTTGGGCCTGGAGATATGGCACCATAAATAATTAGTAGAAAGGATTCACTTGATGGAAAGCAAGATATCCTATTCATTTAGTCCAATTTATTAAACATCGTAATTCAAGGGAATGTTTTAACCAGGACACCTTTAACATTTTAATAGCACAGAATTGTCGGAGGTTAACACAACTGAGGACGGACTCCTTCTCTGGCTTCAAGACAACACTGTTGAGACTGGCTGATGTTCCTCCTAAACCTAAATCTCAACTATAATGGTCTTTACTTTGTATGTTTTACCGTAAGTGGCTATGGCAATGTTCCTTAAGTAATTTGTAGAATGTTTTGGGATAAAAGTTGAAATTGAGGATATTATCTATTTCAAATtttgtacacccaacatggggcttgaacttacaaccccaagatcaagagtcacatgctctatcaactgaaccagccaggtgtccataaaatatttttgttataatttacAATCTAAATGGATTTAGAATTAGTTTATTTCCTAACTGAAGAGAATGAGTTAAGTCATAAAACTCGACTGGCCATTAAGTCACCAGTTATTCTGCTTTACTCTCTATCCTACACTTGTCACATCCCTACCTGCCCATCCCCAGCGTTACTTAGTGGTATGAAGTACAAGTACAGGAATTTCATACTAAGAATGAcagttaaaaggaagaaaaaaagggtgcctgggtggctcagtggttaagcgactgccttcagctcaggtcatgatcctggagtcccgggatcgagtctccctgctcagcagggagtctgcttctccctctgcccctcacccctctcatgctctttttctcattctctctctctcaaataaataaatgaaatctttaaaaaagaaaaaaaatcaaatgatttcaTCAACTGTTCTAATGATTAGATATCCCTTATTTGGCATTAGTAAATGTGGTTTCAAAATCCTGAGAAAGAGGtcctgtgatgattaattttatatgtcaacttgactgagctAAGGGAAGCCCAGATATccagtaaaacattatttctgggtgtgtctgtgagggaaTTTCCAGAAGAGATTCGTGTCTGAATCAGTAGGCCCCTACCAAATAGGTGGGTATCATCCAATATGTTGAAAgcccaaacagaacaaaaaggtggaggaattTGCTCTCTTCCAGATCTGGGAGGTCCACCTCCTCCAGTTGTCAGACATTggagctcctggttcttgggccttcaGACTCTGGGATTTACACCAGTGGCCTCCCAGTCTTCAGGTCTTCAACCTTGGACTACAAGTTACATCAGCTCCCCTGATTCTCAGACCTTGAGACTCGAACTGTATTATCCCACCGATTTTCCTGGCTCTCTGGCTTAGAGATGAGTGATCCTGGGGACTCCTTGGCTTCCATAACCACATAAGCCAATTCCTGTAACAAAATCTTACATATAGTTCTGCTATATATGGTTCTTTTGGTTCTGATTCTCTGGAGAATTCTAATATAGGTACTCacaaattataaaagataaaggattctgtttgcttttttaataaaatcacttttttcaGAGTGTCAAGgaaataattaacataatgtagCTTATGAGGTAGCAAGTAAATTCTTTACACATGTGGCCCTGGATTTCATTTGGTAGGTCTAAGTTCTGACCTTACAGCTCTGAAGATTCCAAGTTTGAGTTTGAATACATGACTAAAAGAATAAGAATGAAATGATCAACAGTATGTCCCATTTCAGCCtttattaataaaacagaaaactaaacTCAAGGCAACAACTGCTTTGTTCTTGCTTCTGATCTGACCATATACAGAAGTGTTCTTTATAAGCACTTAACTTTCAGTATACAGACAGGTTCCATCAAAAGTGGGATATTGCAATATCTAATAAGGTTaggtaaatgaaattaaaaggagaacaaattaaatatgaaaaatcagAAATCTCCCCCTCAAATATCAGGGGCTTCCTATGACAGTCTTCAATGTGTTCATCAAGATCAATCATATTGCACAACCCCcaaaggaaaaaactgagggaaCTCATGGGTAATTTTCACAGCTTCATTGTATAGTCcaagatctgaaaaaaaaaaacattttagcaaacatttaatCTACAATGGAAAGATGTAACATCACTTATTATCTAAAAGATTtccacctctttctcttttctttcccttttagagATCAACTTATTTTCACAACCTGTCTTCTAAAACAGGGATCATCATAGCTATTTACCTGtggctctaaaaaataaaagacatgggGTATAGGCAACTATTCATTTTGATATCCATTGTACAGGCAGTTCTTGCTTGGTTTTAGGTGTTATGCATTATTTGATGCTTTTGATGCATAAgtttaaaaaactattaatatttttgtttgccATATGTTTTAAGTTTCTCTTCCCACAAATACTAATCTTTACTGAGTTTCCTACATATACAAGCATTACTTAAAAGCGGGCCAAAATGTTCTCCCATTTTCCTTTGGGATcagaaaattttatagaaattgaaAGATGGCAGGACTGAGACTCAAGACCAAGACATCTCAagttaagaagaagaaaatcattttcctCCTAATTACATGAAACTACTTAATACTAGAATGTTTTATTTACCAAAAGGATGGTTATCTTCTTTAAACTGGACATATGATGCACACATAATGGTTGCCTTGGCCGTTACTCTTCCAACTACTTCCACGATTCCAGAGATTTCTTCATCAAGCTAACACAAAGAACAAATTGTCAACTTGGTGTTGTCATATTTCTAGTTGATAACTTGGAAAATGTTTAAGTTGAAGACAAAATCACTTAAAGATAATGAGAATGTCCAGCATTTCTATAAGGACCCACTGAAAGGagtcttctattttctgtatcttgtgcagtatattctgtatatattaaCCAAACAGCACATGGATTTGtcttcaaaaggaatgagatcttgccatttgcaacaacgtggatggaactggagggtattatgctgagcgaaataagtcagacagagaaagacatgtatgacctcactgatatgaggaattcttaatctcaggaaacaaactgagggttgctggaatggggggtggggtgggagggatggggtgactgggtgatagacactggggagggtatgtgctctggtaagtgctgtgaattgtgcaagactgttgaatctcagatctgtacctctgaaacaaataatgcaatatatgttaaaaaaaaaaaaagaagaagaacgtagcaggaggggaagaatgaaggggggaaatcggaggggtagacgaaccatgagagacgatggactttgaaaaacaaactgagggttctagaggggaggggggtgggaggatgggttagcctggtgatgggtattgaggagggcacgttctgcatggagcactgggtgttatacacaaacaatgaatcatggaacactacatctaaaactaatgatgtaatgtatggggattaacataacaataaaaaaaaccaagaaaaattttttgagtacaataaatgtaaaatatgaaaacaagtgATAACTAAAAGTAcatgtaaataaaaacagaaaatagaattttaaaaatgtaaaactcttgaggaaagaaaaaaatgacttaaaagattttttttttttatgtgattttatgGTCTTTCATACGAATAGAAATTGTTACCCAGTTAAAGGA
This genomic window from Halichoerus grypus chromosome 12, mHalGry1.hap1.1, whole genome shotgun sequence contains:
- the RPA3 gene encoding replication protein A 14 kDa subunit yields the protein MVDVMELPRSRVNASMLAQFIDRPVCFVGRLEKIHPTGKMFILSDGEGKNGTIELMEPLDEEISGIVEVVGRVTAKATIMCASYVQFKEDNHPFDLGLYNEAVKITHEFPQFFPLGVVQYD